Genomic segment of Methanobrevibacter arboriphilus JCM 13429 = DSM 1125:
ACCCACACCGGTAATAGTTCCGGTGACATTAAAAGTATTACCATAAGTTTGATTATCTACATTATTCACAGCAATAACTGGAGTAGCATGATTAACAAGAACAGAACTAACAGTGTTAGTGTTAGTATAATTCACATTACCGTTGTAATTTACTTTAACGGTATAGGTTCCAGCAGATCCTATGGCAGTGCTATTAAGCACTAGATTCCAAAAGCCATCTGTATTGTTAATATTTGCAAGTGTTGAGTAGTTACCAATAGTAATATTAACAGTTAATTGAGGGGTGATTCCAGTTATTCCAAGAATGCTACCATTAATAATAATATTTTCGCCAAAAATAAGATTATTTATGGGATTGACAATTATGGATGGTGTGAAAGGGTTAATATTTAGAAGTAGAGTATCATTGAGATAAGTTAGATGATTGGTATCACCATTATAAGTCACATGAATGTTGTATGTTGTGTTAGCATCACCCACTTCAGTACTGTTAAAAGATACACTCCAGAAACCACCATTAACAATACCGGTATGTGTTTGATTACCAATAATCACACTCACATTACCAGTAACAACAGTTCCAAAATCTGATGTAACAGTGCCAGAAACAGTGAAATTACTTCCAAAGGTTATATTATTAACTGGATTAACAATAACACTTGTATTGGCCTTAGTAAGATTCACAAACATACTAACATTATTTTGACTAGTATAATTAATATCACCAGAATAAATTACTACCACATTATAATAACTTACATTACCAACATCAGTAATGTTTATAGTTATGTTCCATTCACCAGATCCATTTAGTGAAATTGTCCTTGTGAAATTACCAATAGTAACATTCACAGTTCCAGTTGCATTAGCAGTTACATTAACAATTCTACCAGAAACAATAAAATCATCACCATAAATCACAGAACTAACAGAATCAACAATAACAACTGGACTAGCTTTATCAATTGTCACTGAGCTAATAATAATTGTATCAGTATAATTATCATCACCATAATAAATTACACTGAAATTATAAGTTCCAGCAGACCCCATACCAGTACTATTAAACACTACAAACCAATTACCATCACCCACAAAGGTTACATTATACAATTTACCATTAATCAATAAAACCAAATCATCAAACTTAGAAGCATTAGTTGGGATAACACCACCAACACCAAGTAAAGTACCATTAACAATGACATTATCACCAAATGTAACATTAACAACAGGATTAACAATCAAAATTGGAATAGTTTTAGAAACATTGAATGCAATTTGTTTTATTTCAGAAGCATTATAATTAATATCTCCATTATACTGGACATTAACAATATGAGTATTATTTGCAGGAATACCAATATCTGAACTATTTAGAGTAATATTAAATGATCCATCAGGATTTAATGAAACAATAGTATTAGTATAATTACCAATGCTTATATTCACATATCCAGTGGGAGTAACACCTACACCAGTAACAAAACCAGAAACTGTGAAAATATCACCAAACACCACAGTACCAATATTGTTAACAGTGATTATAGGAATAATAGATGAAACTTTAAAGGTTACAGTAGTGTTAGATTCATTATATTTATCTTCACTTCCAATGAAAGCAACATTGAAATTATAAATACCAGTAGGAAGCATGCCCAGGTTTATAACACCAATACCATTAATAAAGTACACAGTGTAAACTGTATTATTGATAGTTACATTATAATAATCATTATCAATTGGTCTACCATTACTAAGAGTTGCATTAATTGTTAAATTAGATTCTACACCATAAAAAGTATCAACAGCAGTAACATCTAATATTGGTTGAGTTTTAGGTACATTAAATATTGTTGAATTGGTAAATTCAGCATGATCAAAATCACCATCCCAACTCACAACAACAGTATAATTACCAACAACTTTTGGGGTGAAAACATAATTCCAACCTTCAGCAAAGTTAATAACAAAATCATCAAAAATACCATAGGGCGTGATGATACTAATATTGAGAACAACATTATATACTGGTTCTCCAACAGAATTAATTAAAGAACCATTAATAATTATATCATGTCCAGTCTGAATATTATCAGAAACACTGATAGTACTATTTACACTAGGTGCATATTTTACTAAATAATATATATTCTCTAAATCAAAATTAGTACTCATACGGAAATATGAAGGCATATATATAGTAGGTTTATAAGAACCATTGAATCTACGAGAACTATTACTTATTATAATAGCTGTAGGATCAACATTATTAGTATACATTATTATTAGGTCAATTATGAAATCAGGTAAATAATCAATCTCACCAAAGCCACCATCATTAAACAGTGCAAAAACATACTCAAGTGTTAAACTATCTGGACCACGGTATAAAAGAGTACCATTATTAAATATCACACTAACGTCATTAGCTGTTAAAGTAATAACATACCAATCAATAATAATAAGAGTTCCAGAATTGTTTTGATAATACTTTGTAATATTATTGTTTCCCCACCAATTATAGCTAGCATCAGTATTTGTACCATTATCAACTAAACTTATAGGGTTAACAAGACGATTATAATTAACAATAGTATTCCGAGCAAGATTTCCAATAATTATACCATAAGTATTATTAATTACACTACAACCTCTAATAAGAGTATCATTACCATTAATTAACAAACCAACACTATTATATGTGATATTAGAATTAATAACACTATTATTACCACCTTCAACAATCACACCAGTTGAATTCCCAGTAATATTAAACCCACTAATAATAGAATCAATTATAGTATTATTATAAGTATTTTTATCAAAAATAACACCATTATAATTAGCACCAGGATTATTAAAATCAGATAAAATAGTATAATTACTATTATTACCACTGAGCCTAATAATATACAAATTACCATCAAAAGAAGCATAATTCCAATTAACAATATAATTCAAATTATTAAATAAAAATACAATAGCATAGGTGTTATTATAAAAATCAGTATCTTCAGAAACAAAGCTGAAATTCCCATTTGTTGTTGTAAAAGCCTCATTATTATTGTTAAAAGTAGAACCTGAAAAACTAACAATACCACCATTATTATAAATAACACCACGGTTAGCAGTATTATTAGTGAAATTAGAACCAATAATACTTATATTAACATTGTTATTATAAATAGCACCACCATTACCAGTAGTAGAAATAGCATTAAAAGTAGAATTTATAATAAGTAAGTTATTACCTGTATTATAAACACCCGCACCATTAGTACCAGAAATATTAAAGAAAGTAGAATTCACAATATTACAATTATCAGCAACATTATTAATATTAGAATAAGTGTTAGTAAAAGTAGAATTAACCACATTTAAACCTTCTGCATTATTAGTATTATAAAGAAAGGCATTATTATTGGTATTATTAATAAAACTACAATTAAAAATACTCAAATTTTTACCTTCAGAATAAAAAGTAAATACTCTACTTTTATTATCAATGAAAGTACAATTAATCATCGTGAAACCGTTACCAATAACACGAATTCCCGAAATACCATTATTACCATTTGTATTAATAGTATTTGCTGAATTGTTGAATAATTTACAATTAACTAGTGTACCATTAATACCATTCCAATAGATAGCACCACCACTATAAGTTAAACTTAAAGAAACATTACAATTTTCTACAGTACCATTAGTACCACTCCAATAAATAGTACCTCCACCATAATTATTATTCTGATCATTAACAATAGGACAATTAACAGTATTGTTAAAGAATTTAGAATTATAAAGTCCACCGTTTAATCCAGTCCAATAAACACCACCTCCCCAGTTATTAGCATGATTACCAGTGAAATCACCACCATTAATATAACCAAGACCCGTATTATAAATAGCACCACCAATACCACCAATATTATTAATGAAAGCAAAATTAGTAATATTTAATATTCCAGTAGAATAAATAGCTCCACCATAATTAGTAGCAGTATTACCAGTAAAATTAACACCACTAATAGTCACATTACCAACATTATATATAACACCACCATTAGTAGCATTATTACCAGAAAAATTACCATTACTAATAGTCACAGTAGCATTATTATATATAACACCACCATAAGTAGCATTATCACCAGTAAAACTACCACCAGTAATAGTCACATTACCAACATTATATATAACACCACCATTAGTAGCATTATTACCAGAAAAATTACCATTACTAATAGTCATAGTACTAGCATTATTATATATAACACCACCATTAGTAGCATTATTACCAGAAAAATTACCATTACTAATAGTCATAGTACTAGCATTATTATATATAACACCACCATTAGTAGCATTATTACCAGAAAAATTACCACTATTAATAGTCAAGGAAAATTTACCACTACCATAAATAGCACCACCTTCCTCTGCTGTGTTACTAATAAAAATAGAATTGGAGATAGGAATAGTGATTCTTTGGGCAGAAGAAGCCGTTGAATAAATAGCGCCACCCCTCCCTGCTGTGTTATTAATAAAAGTAGAATCCATGATTGTTAGTTTCGGAACATTCGAATAAGAAGAAGACGCCAGCGAAATAGCACCACCACTAGTTCCTGTGTTATTAATAAAAGTAGAATTATATATATGAAAATTATTTCCAGGAGCATCAGCCCAATTTATATAAATAGCACCACCATTAGTTCCTGTGTTATTAATAAAAGTAGAAGAACTAATATTAAGAAAAGCGCTACCATGAGTCCCTTTACCTATACTAATAGCACCACCATTAGTTCCTGTGTTATTAATAAAAGTACAGTTAATGATATAAATAGTTCTTGTAGATAACCGAAGACTATTATATCCTCCGATTATAGTTAAATTCACTAAACTAACAGTTCTATCCCAAGTAATAATATTAATAAAAAATGATCCTTCTAAATTTATAGTGACATTTTTATTTTTACCAGCGATCTTTAAATTTTTATCAAAAGTTATATTACTATTATTTTCGCCAGAATATACACCTTCATCTAAAATTATCACATCATCATCAGATGCATTAGCTACAGCCTGTTTAATTCCACCATCTGTTTCATTACCAATCTCTATATCAGCTGCATCAACAAAGTTAATTGAAGATATAAGAAGAATTGTAAAGAATAATAATATAAAAAGCGTAGCTAACAATTTATTACATGAATCAGGTTTATTATTAATAGTATTCATAATATACACTATAAAATTTTAGATCATTAAGGATTTGTTTATTTTAAAAAACAAGTGAATACTCACTTTTTATAATTAATATAAAAATTTCATATATGAAAGATATTTTAAAATAAATAGTTATATTATATAAGAAGAAAGTTATCACCAAAATGTAGAAAACATTCACTTTTGAATATTTAATTATTGATAGTTATAGTATATAAAGTTAACCCTAAATCAGATGGTTCACAAGAATCAGATTTCATTATAAAAACAACCTCCGCCCCCCCCCCCCTTTAAGAATAAAAAATAAGCTAAAAAATAATAAAAAAAAGATTATAAACTGTTAAAATTAATAAAAATACTATAATATTTTATAAAAGAAAAATTTAAAGGCTATGAAAATAGCTAGTATTCACTATTAAAAAATAATATTAAAAAATTATAGTTTTTCAATTTCATCCAAAGAAAGACCAGTAATTTTAACTATATCATCAAATGAAAAATTGAAATCTTTCATTCTTTTAGCTACATTCAATTCATTTTGTTCTATACCCTCTTTCCTACCTTGCTCAATACCTTTTTCCATACCTTCTTTCCTACCTTTTTCCATGCCCTCTCCTATACCTTCTTTCTTACCTTCATCTTTAGCATAAGCCATTTCACCCATATATTTTAAATCAGCTTGTTCTCTTTTATTCAATTCATGTAGAAAAGCTTCGTCTTTTAATAATTCTTCAACCTTTTCATGAGCTGTTTTTATATTTTCATCTTTACTCATAGCCATTTCTATCATCTCCCTTGTGCTTTTTTTATCTAAAAATACCAGCCATCTGTGTAAAGGATTATCAAAATCAATGCTTTTTAGTCTTCTAAAAGCAGAAACATTAACATTAATAATCTTTATACAGCCACTGTATTCACAATTTAATTCTGTTTTATCTATCATATTAAATTTTCGACTAATTATATTATTTTTACAAAATCCAAAATCAAGGATATTAATTAATATATGTGACTTTAATCTTTCCAAACCTCCTTTTTCAGCAGAATTAGAAAATTCACGAGATATATAAAGATGACTTCTCCTTCTAAAGTATTTTTCACCCTGCTTTTGAACTTCAATATTAACCACACGACCATCAAAAGATTTAGATCTTAAATCTAAAATACAATTTTTATTATTAACTACTTTACCTGATAAAAATTTATTATCAATTATTTCTAAATTAAAAACACTCTCCTCATTATTTTCAACTAAAATAGCATTAATCAAACCAGTCAACTGCCTTTCACAACCTTTACTTGCCATATAATTACTAAAGAGAAAATCATATAAAGGATCATAACCTCTTAAAATTTCATAAATAATAAAATACCTCCTAAAAAAAAATTAATATTTTCAACAAGTAAAATATTAAAAAAGAAGTATAAAAGCTTTATTCAAAAATAAAAGTAAAATTAGCATGAAAAGACAAAATTGAAACAAAAATAAAAAAATAAAACCAAAAAGAAAAATTCATATTAAAAAAAAATTAAAAAATAGAAGAAAAAAATAAAAAATTAATAAATACCTAATAAAAATTAATTTATAGCTAATCTTAATATAAAAAATCCTAAAATATAGGTCTTAATATAAAATAGCTATAATATAATGAATAAGATCATCCTCTTGGTTCTTTTGCTTTATATCTTAAACCCTTGTAACCACATTTTCTACAAGTTTTAGCTGCAGCGGGATTACGAGCATTACATTTTAAACAAATTTTAACCTTAAAGATTCTATTTTCAGCTTCTTCAAATCTGGCCATTAATAATCCTCCATATAATCATTAATCAGTAGTAATAAATTTTAAATATGAGATATGTAAAATTTAGTAATTGATTTATTCAATCTCATAAATATATTTAATCTCATAAATATTATATTATGGAATAAAATAAGAATTTCTCTAATATCCACAATTAATTAAGAACATTAAAGTTTATTAATTTAATAGTATTTAAAGCTTTAGTTATTTTCAAAAAAAAATAATGCTTAAAAAAGAAGCCTTAATTATAAAGCCAAACACCAGCTGTATGATTACTACTTGAATTTTCAGCGATAATTTCATTATTTTTTAATATTTTAATTTTTAAATCTTTTTTACTTCCATAATGAGTACTATTAACATAAACGAATAATTTATCCCCATTTTGACGTTTTATAGTAAAGTCTAGTGGTCCTCCACCCATAATAGTTTCATGAGTGGTTGTTCCATTTAAAGTTAGTTCATAGTAACCAATCCATTCTCCTTCAGAAACAACAGATAACTCTTCTTCATAGGAACCATTATCAACATAAATAATAACTGCCAAACCAATAACTGTTATTACCCCAAGAATTATTAAAAGCTTTTTATTCATTATTTCACCATAAATATATATTAAAATAATATAATTTAAATATCTAATAAAACATATGAATATTATTATTTTTAATATAATTTAATTGTTGTTATATAATTTTCATTTAATTTAATAGTTTTTATATTAATAAAAATTAGCTAAGATTAATAAAATAACATTAAATAGTTATGAAATGTACTATGCAATAATATTATAATATGTAATAATACAATAATTATAATATTTAATAATACAATAGTATGTACTGTTATACAATAAGATAAATTATACAATAATAAAAATATTTATAAAAACCACACTAAAATATTTATAAAAACACAGAAAATTAATTAAAGTATATAAAATATTACTAAGTTCTCTTAGAGGTGATATAATGGATAATAAAGAAATAATGACAATTGTTGGAATGTTTATAATACTTATAATCTTAATTGTGATAATTAACAATTTATTTTCAAATGGAATCACTAGATTTTCTATAACAATTCTAGTTGCGATTGTTATAGGATTAATTATTAGAAAAACAATAAATAAATCTAATAAATAAACCTAATAAATAAATCTAATAAATAAACCTAATAAATAAATCTAATATATAAATCTAACATATAAACATTATTTTAATATATAATTACTATTTTATAATTACTATTTTAGTCTAATAGTTATTTTAACCTAATATTTATTAGTTTAATAGTTATTAGCTTAATAGTTATTCAGTCTATAATTATTCAACCTAATAACCATTTTAACTTAAATAATTATCTTAATCTTCATATTGCTTTAAAAATTCGTTTTGAATAGCTACTACCTCAGAACTATTACTCGCACCACTATAAGCTTCAAGAAGTTCTAAATTCAATTCAATAAAAGTATGTCCCCATTTAAAACCATTCATAATATCCTTTGCAGTATCTTTAAAACCAACTATATAAAAAGTAGCAGCTATTGCTTCAGCTGTTGAAAGCTTACAAGGTTTACCATAATTAACAGGACTAGCAGCTATTAAAAAAGGAAGACTTCTATGATATTTAGTGAGTGAAAAGAATTTAGCTGAAGAAGAAACCTTATTCCAAGAACAATCAAGCCCTACAACACCTTTTTTTAAAACTAAATCTTTATCTTCAGGAGAAGCCGATTTATCTGAAAAAGGATTTAAAATAATAGCTCCACGAGGTATTTGATTAAGATTATAAACAATACGTGCTTTATTCTGTTTTTCTAATTTAAATGCAGTGCATTTCTTTTTATCACATTCATCTGCATGAAAAATAGTTATCTTAAACTTTTTCATAGACTAACTTATGATTTTATATATAATAAATTTAATGAAATAAAATCTAAAATAATAAAATAATATTAAATTAAATTTTATTATTGATTATTATTTAATAATAGGTGTTTCAATCCCTAATTCATCACAATATTTCTTTATTTCTTCATCAATAGCTTCAACTTTATTATCAATTTCTTTTATTTCATTTATAATTTTATTTGAATCAATTAATTCTTCTTCAAAAGTATCAACATATCTTGGAATATTTAAATTAAAATCATTTTCTCTAATTTCATCTATCGTAGCGATATGTGAGAATTTCTCAATTTCAACTCGGTTACTATAAACTTCTATAATTTTATCAATATCATTATCTCTAAACATATTTTGATTTTTAACCTTTTTAAAGTTTTTAGATGCATCAATAAATAGTACATTATCTTTATTCTCCCTATATTTTTTAAATATTAGGATAACTGTTGGAATACTTGTTTTATAGAATATATTAGCTGGAAGTCCAATTACTGCATCTAAATAGTTTTTATCATTTACTAAATATTTTCTAATTGTTCTTTCAGATGTACCTCTAAAGAGAACACCATGAGGCAAAATTATTCCCATTGTTCCATTTTCATCTAAATGATATATCATGTGTTGTATAAATGCAAAGTCTGCTTTTGATTTTGGTGCTAGTTTTCCATAATCTAAAAACCGTGGATCATTAAGAAATTTTTTATCTGAACTCCATTTAGCTTGAAATGGTGGTTTTGCAACTATAACTTCAAATTTCATATTTTTATGAATTGGTTTTTCAAGTGAGTCTCCTTGTTGAATATCAAAATCATTATATTGTATATTATGTAAAATCATATTCATTCTAGCTAAATTATATGCTGTTGATTTTAATTCTTGCCCATAAAAGTTTTCTACTTCTATTTCTTTAGCTACTTGAAGTAAAAGTGATCCTGAATTACATGTTGGATCATATACACTTTTAAGCTTCTGATTTTTAATTTTATCTCTTTTAATTTTATCTCCTTTAAATTTCTCTCCTTTAAATTTTTCTTCTTCAAATTTCTTTTCTTCAAAATTTTCCCCTTCAAATTTGTTTTTTTCTAAAGTAACTATTTTAGCTAGTATCTTTGATACTTGTTGAGGTATGTAAAGATCTCCTTTTTTATCTAAGGATAATGCAAATTGTGAGATTAAATATTCATAAGCATCACCAATCACATTCTTATCTTGATCTTCTAGTTTAAAGTCGATTTTAGATAGTTGTATTAATATTTTACTTATTGATTCGTTTTTATCTTCTAATTTATTTCCAAGTTTTGATGATTTAAGATCAATATCTTCAAATATTCCTATGAAAGCTTCTTCACTTTCCCGACCTAATGATGAGTTTGATATTTCATTCAATGCTTTTT
This window contains:
- a CDS encoding Ig-like domain-containing protein — translated: MNTINNKPDSCNKLLATLFILLFFTILLISSINFVDAADIEIGNETDGGIKQAVANASDDDVIILDEGVYSGENNSNITFDKNLKIAGKNKNVTINLEGSFFINIITWDRTVSLVNLTIIGGYNSLRLSTRTIYIINCTFINNTGTNGGAISIGKGTHGSAFLNISSSTFINNTGTNGGAIYINWADAPGNNFHIYNSTFINNTGTSGGAISLASSSYSNVPKLTIMDSTFINNTAGRGGAIYSTASSAQRITIPISNSIFISNTAEEGGAIYGSGKFSLTINSGNFSGNNATNGGVIYNNASTMTISNGNFSGNNATNGGVIYNNASTMTISNGNFSGNNATNGGVIYNVGNVTITGGSFTGDNATYGGVIYNNATVTISNGNFSGNNATNGGVIYNVGNVTISGVNFTGNTATNYGGAIYSTGILNITNFAFINNIGGIGGAIYNTGLGYINGGDFTGNHANNWGGGVYWTGLNGGLYNSKFFNNTVNCPIVNDQNNNYGGGTIYWSGTNGTVENCNVSLSLTYSGGAIYWNGINGTLVNCKLFNNSANTINTNGNNGISGIRVIGNGFTMINCTFIDNKSRVFTFYSEGKNLSIFNCSFINNTNNNAFLYNTNNAEGLNVVNSTFTNTYSNINNVADNCNIVNSTFFNISGTNGAGVYNTGNNLLIINSTFNAISTTGNGGAIYNNNVNISIIGSNFTNNTANRGVIYNNGGIVSFSGSTFNNNNEAFTTTNGNFSFVSEDTDFYNNTYAIVFLFNNLNYIVNWNYASFDGNLYIIRLSGNNSNYTILSDFNNPGANYNGVIFDKNTYNNTIIDSIISGFNITGNSTGVIVEGGNNSVINSNITYNSVGLLINGNDTLIRGCSVINNTYGIIIGNLARNTIVNYNRLVNPISLVDNGTNTDASYNWWGNNNITKYYQNNSGTLIIIDWYVITLTANDVSVIFNNGTLLYRGPDSLTLEYVFALFNDGGFGEIDYLPDFIIDLIIMYTNNVDPTAIIISNSSRRFNGSYKPTIYMPSYFRMSTNFDLENIYYLVKYAPSVNSTISVSDNIQTGHDIIINGSLINSVGEPVYNVVLNISIITPYGIFDDFVINFAEGWNYVFTPKVVGNYTVVVSWDGDFDHAEFTNSTIFNVPKTQPILDVTAVDTFYGVESNLTINATLSNGRPIDNDYYNVTINNTVYTVYFINGIGVINLGMLPTGIYNFNVAFIGSEDKYNESNTTVTFKVSSIIPIITVNNIGTVVFGDIFTVSGFVTGVGVTPTGYVNISIGNYTNTIVSLNPDGSFNITLNSSDIGIPANNTHIVNVQYNGDINYNASEIKQIAFNVSKTIPILIVNPVVNVTFGDNVIVNGTLLGVGGVIPTNASKFDDLVLLINGKLYNVTFVGDGNWFVVFNSTGMGSAGTYNFSVIYYGDDNYTDTIIISSVTIDKASPVVIVDSVSSVIYGDDFIVSGRIVNVTANATGTVNVTIGNFTRTISLNGSGEWNITINITDVGNVSYYNVVVIYSGDINYTSQNNVSMFVNLTKANTSVIVNPVNNITFGSNFTVSGTVTSDFGTVVTGNVSVIIGNQTHTGIVNGGFWSVSFNSTEVGDANTTYNIHVTYNGDTNHLTYLNDTLLLNINPFTPSIIVNPINNLIFGENIIINGSILGITGITPQLTVNITIGNYSTLANINNTDGFWNLVLNSTAIGSAGTYTVKVNYNGNVNYTNTNTVSSVLVNHATPVIAVNNVDNQTYGNTFNVTGTITGVGIIPTGTVTIHFNNGENITISLDTLGGWSYTFNTTDHSFFTDGLGFYTVNVTYNGDNNYTHALNDTISFNIFQTSPVLIVNPVNDVVYGNNVTVTGNVVGVGSVPTGNVTIHFNNGNAVIVDLDNTGYWSYTFKTTNSSAFDNGAGSYTVNVTYDGDNNYTPAFNDKLSFSITPAHPEVFVSRVGDVNYGKSIIVSGNVSGIVGGSFPTGFVTVKVSGKSWNVPLVNGKWNITIKSSSIGIGDHVLSVGYSGNVNYTNAVSKNSSFSVLAVDIQKQEFSKIISTDKVGKKIVKYSYLIRNFGKLTGSKVFKFNINAAYNLVSFVGSNNVKYSFDKKTRILKVFVNSLDYDKVVKISFKIKRKLNVWNGRDTVVQKHIYKNRYHWLVSNSYVINIPKTYSLVKVRKSRNTNYVFDKKQNKFVFKASNLNLKKSSTAVVYSKKKISRDE
- a CDS encoding Rpn family recombination-promoting nuclease/putative transposase, which produces MIYEILRGYDPLYDFLFSNYMASKGCERQLTGLINAILVENNEESVFNLEIIDNKFLSGKVVNNKNCILDLRSKSFDGRVVNIEVQKQGEKYFRRRSHLYISREFSNSAEKGGLERLKSHILINILDFGFCKNNIISRKFNMIDKTELNCEYSGCIKIINVNVSAFRRLKSIDFDNPLHRWLVFLDKKSTREMIEMAMSKDENIKTAHEKVEELLKDEAFLHELNKREQADLKYMGEMAYAKDEGKKEGIGEGMEKGRKEGMEKGIEQGRKEGIEQNELNVAKRMKDFNFSFDDIVKITGLSLDEIEKL
- a CDS encoding 50S ribosomal protein L40e, with the translated sequence MARFEEAENRIFKVKICLKCNARNPAAAKTCRKCGYKGLRYKAKEPRG
- a CDS encoding DUF367 family protein; its protein translation is MKKFKITIFHADECDKKKCTAFKLEKQNKARIVYNLNQIPRGAIILNPFSDKSASPEDKDLVLKKGVVGLDCSWNKVSSSAKFFSLTKYHRSLPFLIAASPVNYGKPCKLSTAEAIAATFYIVGFKDTAKDIMNGFKWGHTFIELNLELLEAYSGASNSSEVVAIQNEFLKQYED
- a CDS encoding type I restriction-modification system subunit M, whose protein sequence is MNDYRLNDYRLNDYTLNDYRNNLESDLLAMVDKLKEYIDLYDLKSYVLGLFFYKYICLKIELYLNKQFIQNNLKFDKANEIEDIKDDLKELTLENLGYFLEPRFLFSNIVKKANKNELILDDLEKALNEISNSSLGRESEEAFIGIFEDIDLKSSKLGNKLEDKNESISKILIQLSKIDFKLEDQDKNVIGDAYEYLISQFALSLDKKGDLYIPQQVSKILAKIVTLEKNKFEGENFEEKKFEEEKFKGEKFKGDKIKRDKIKNQKLKSVYDPTCNSGSLLLQVAKEIEVENFYGQELKSTAYNLARMNMILHNIQYNDFDIQQGDSLEKPIHKNMKFEVIVAKPPFQAKWSSDKKFLNDPRFLDYGKLAPKSKADFAFIQHMIYHLDENGTMGIILPHGVLFRGTSERTIRKYLVNDKNYLDAVIGLPANIFYKTSIPTVILIFKKYRENKDNVLFIDASKNFKKVKNQNMFRDNDIDKIIEVYSNRVEIEKFSHIATIDEIRENDFNLNIPRYVDTFEEELIDSNKIINEIKEIDNKVEAIDEEIKKYCDELGIETPIIK